The following proteins come from a genomic window of Clostridium cylindrosporum DSM 605:
- a CDS encoding calcium-translocating P-type ATPase, SERCA-type, which yields MRLEKVDALEHESISLDKGLTSKDAHKRLEKYGYNELEAKKKISAIKILIAQFNDFMTWILLGATLISGFMGEKADAVTILIIILINAILGFVQEFKTEKSLEALQSLASPTANVIRDGKIQAINAREVVPGDILIVEAGDRIAADSVLIEGFGVQSDESILTGESVPVEKFVHKGNSNIGNKNSLFMGCTVISGRGKVKVIATGMSTEMGKIADMLGEIETKQTPLQEKLDHLGKVLVVGCLVVCAAVTITGIIRGEDVYRMFLVGVSLAVAAIPEGLPAIVTVSLALGVQRMMKKKALVRKLQAVETLGCTKVICSDKTGTLTQNKMTIKKIYTIDNYYEVSGSGYDISGNITKNDSRVNLLSDLTLKRTLECGVVCNNASISEPKRGGVPSYVGDPTEISFVILGEKAFGNRNLVKNQFRRIKENPFDSDRKMMSVLCEENGNKRMFSKGATERVLSRCTYALVNGEVVKINSTFREKVIEASNKMAEEALRVLALAYKDADSIVEDNLIFLGLAGMIDPPREEVKDAILECRLAGITPVMITGDHKLTAQAIADKLGMIEKDSMVITGEELDRMSDAKLDSVINKIRVFARVSPSHKYRIVKAFKRKDQVVAMTGDGVNDAPAIKEADIGIAMGIQGTDVTKEASSMILLDDNFTTIVEAVKEGRVIYDNIRKFLRYLLACNIGEVLTMFIASLMSLPIPLLPIQILLVNLATDGLPAMALSLEKGEKDVMMRKARNKNEGIFANGLWSKIVLRGALIGVSTVVAFAVTLVYADGNLKMARTVALCTLVMSQLFHVFECKSERNSVFKVGLFTNVYLILAVISSFALLMLIVYTPWMQSIFHTQGLGILNWGVVLLLSGAISLISSLFWYKK from the coding sequence ATGAGATTAGAAAAAGTAGATGCCCTTGAGCATGAAAGTATAAGCTTAGATAAGGGACTAACATCTAAAGATGCACACAAAAGACTAGAGAAGTATGGTTATAATGAGCTTGAAGCCAAAAAGAAAATATCTGCGATAAAAATCCTTATTGCACAGTTTAATGACTTTATGACATGGATTTTACTTGGTGCTACACTAATATCTGGATTCATGGGAGAAAAAGCTGATGCTGTTACGATATTAATTATAATTTTAATAAATGCAATATTAGGATTTGTTCAGGAATTTAAAACAGAAAAGTCACTAGAGGCGCTCCAAAGTTTAGCATCCCCAACTGCTAATGTAATAAGGGATGGTAAAATTCAAGCGATTAATGCTAGGGAAGTTGTTCCAGGAGACATTTTAATAGTTGAAGCCGGGGATAGAATAGCAGCGGATTCTGTATTAATAGAAGGGTTTGGGGTTCAAAGTGATGAGTCTATATTAACTGGGGAATCTGTTCCAGTTGAGAAATTTGTACATAAAGGTAATTCAAATATTGGAAATAAAAATTCACTATTCATGGGATGTACAGTCATAAGTGGTAGAGGAAAAGTAAAGGTTATAGCAACAGGTATGAGTACTGAAATGGGTAAAATAGCAGACATGCTAGGTGAAATAGAAACGAAACAAACACCACTTCAAGAAAAATTAGATCATCTTGGTAAAGTACTTGTTGTAGGATGTTTAGTAGTTTGTGCTGCGGTAACAATAACTGGGATTATAAGAGGGGAAGATGTATACAGAATGTTCCTAGTTGGAGTTTCACTTGCAGTTGCAGCAATTCCAGAGGGTCTTCCAGCTATAGTTACGGTATCACTTGCACTTGGAGTCCAAAGGATGATGAAGAAAAAAGCTCTAGTTAGAAAATTGCAAGCTGTTGAGACCTTAGGATGTACAAAGGTAATCTGTTCAGATAAAACAGGTACTTTAACACAAAATAAAATGACAATTAAAAAAATATATACAATTGATAATTATTATGAAGTATCAGGAAGTGGGTATGACATAAGTGGTAACATTACTAAAAATGATTCAAGGGTAAACCTTCTAAGTGATTTAACTCTAAAAAGAACTTTAGAGTGTGGAGTTGTTTGTAACAATGCCTCAATATCTGAACCTAAAAGAGGTGGGGTACCAAGTTATGTTGGAGATCCAACAGAAATATCATTTGTTATCCTAGGTGAAAAAGCTTTTGGAAATAGAAATTTAGTTAAAAATCAATTTAGAAGAATAAAGGAAAATCCATTTGATTCTGATAGAAAAATGATGTCAGTGTTATGTGAAGAAAATGGTAATAAAAGAATGTTTTCAAAGGGTGCTACCGAAAGAGTACTTTCAAGATGTACATATGCACTGGTTAACGGGGAAGTTGTAAAAATAAATTCTACTTTCAGGGAAAAGGTTATAGAGGCTAGTAATAAAATGGCTGAAGAAGCATTAAGAGTTTTAGCTTTAGCTTATAAGGATGCTGATTCTATAGTAGAAGATAACCTTATATTTTTAGGACTTGCTGGTATGATAGACCCACCAAGGGAAGAGGTTAAGGATGCTATACTTGAATGTAGACTTGCTGGAATTACTCCTGTTATGATAACTGGAGATCATAAGCTTACAGCACAGGCTATAGCAGATAAACTAGGAATGATTGAGAAGGATAGCATGGTTATAACCGGGGAAGAACTAGATAGAATGAGTGATGCTAAACTTGATAGTGTTATTAATAAAATAAGAGTGTTTGCAAGGGTTAGTCCTTCACATAAATACAGAATAGTTAAGGCATTTAAGCGCAAAGATCAAGTTGTAGCCATGACAGGAGATGGTGTTAATGACGCGCCTGCTATTAAAGAAGCTGATATTGGAATTGCAATGGGTATTCAAGGAACTGATGTAACAAAGGAAGCATCATCTATGATACTTTTAGATGATAATTTTACAACTATAGTTGAGGCGGTAAAAGAAGGAAGAGTTATTTATGACAATATAAGAAAGTTCCTTAGATATTTACTTGCTTGTAATATTGGTGAGGTATTAACCATGTTTATAGCATCTTTAATGTCACTTCCTATACCACTTTTACCTATACAAATACTTCTTGTTAATCTTGCAACTGATGGTCTTCCTGCTATGGCACTAAGTCTTGAAAAAGGCGAAAAAGATGTTATGATGAGAAAGGCAAGAAATAAAAATGAAGGTATATTTGCAAATGGCCTTTGGAGCAAGATTGTTTTAAGAGGGGCTCTAATCGGAGTTTCTACAGTTGTAGCATTTGCAGTAACATTAGTCTATGCTGATGGAAATCTTAAAATGGCAAGAACAGTTGCACTATGTACCCTTGTTATGTCACAGCTTTTCCATGTATTTGAGTGTAAATCTGAAAGAAACTCTGTGTTCAAAGTAGGTCTATTTACTAACGTCTATCTAATATTAGCAGTAATATCATCATTTGCTCTTTTAATGTTAATAGTATATACACCATGGATGCAATCTATATTCCATACACAAGGTCTAGGCATTTTAAATTGGGGTGTAGTACTTCTTCTTTCAGGAGCAATATCATTAATATCCAGTTTGTTTTGGTATAAAAAATAA
- a CDS encoding lysophospholipid acyltransferase family protein has translation MLYSIVKCAVKLYLMFRYRIKVKGLENIPKGGAVLAANHLSNWDPVVLVVSCPRKVSFMAKAELFSSKLGKWFFTNTDMIPVKREVADLNAVKTSIKYLKDGKLLGIFVEGRRVKEGEDSEAKGGVAMLAIKAKKPVVPVCIESSFKTFSKINVIYGKPIDLLNNVEGKLTSDDYKELGGMVLDKIRSLKKEGTINGDHSS, from the coding sequence TTGCTTTATTCGATTGTAAAATGTGCTGTAAAGCTATATTTAATGTTTAGATATAGAATTAAAGTAAAGGGACTTGAAAACATTCCTAAAGGAGGAGCTGTTTTAGCAGCTAATCATCTAAGTAATTGGGATCCTGTTGTTTTGGTTGTAAGCTGCCCAAGAAAAGTATCCTTTATGGCTAAGGCAGAACTTTTTAGTAGTAAACTTGGGAAGTGGTTTTTTACTAATACAGATATGATACCAGTTAAAAGAGAAGTTGCAGATCTTAATGCTGTTAAAACAAGTATAAAGTATTTAAAGGATGGAAAGCTTCTTGGTATATTTGTTGAAGGAAGAAGAGTTAAAGAAGGTGAGGACTCTGAGGCTAAAGGAGGAGTTGCAATGCTTGCTATAAAAGCTAAAAAGCCTGTAGTTCCAGTTTGCATAGAGTCTAGTTTTAAAACTTTCTCAAAAATAAATGTGATATATGGTAAACCTATTGATTTACTTAATAATGTAGAAGGTAAATTAACTAGCGATGATTATAAAGAGTTAGGCGGTATGGTTCTAGACAAGATTAGGAGCTTAAAAAAGGAGGGTACAATTAATGGAGATCATAGTAGCTAA
- the cmk gene encoding (d)CMP kinase — protein sequence MESIVVAVDGPAGAGKSTICKLVANKLNLEYIDTGAMYRALTLKVLNKNINVNSVEEIMNILGNTKIDLINRSVFLDGKDVSDEIRTPYVSENVSSIAKISEVRDVLVKMQRDMANEKNVIMDGRDIGSRVLKNATLKIFLTASVEERAERRYKEFKNKGILVSLEEVIRDIEERDRVDSTREVTPLKRAEDAVLVDTTGKSIDDVVEEIIALIKRG from the coding sequence ATGGAATCAATAGTTGTTGCAGTTGATGGACCTGCTGGTGCAGGAAAAAGTACAATATGTAAATTAGTCGCAAATAAATTAAATCTTGAATATATAGATACAGGTGCTATGTATAGAGCACTGACTTTAAAGGTTCTTAATAAAAATATTAATGTAAACAGTGTAGAAGAAATTATGAATATTTTAGGCAATACAAAAATAGACCTTATAAATAGAAGTGTTTTTTTAGATGGGAAAGATGTTTCAGATGAAATAAGAACTCCATATGTAAGTGAAAATGTATCATCTATTGCTAAAATATCAGAGGTTAGAGATGTTTTGGTAAAAATGCAGCGAGATATGGCAAATGAAAAAAACGTTATTATGGATGGTAGAGATATAGGGTCAAGGGTACTTAAAAATGCTACACTTAAAATTTTCTTAACTGCGAGTGTAGAGGAAAGAGCAGAAAGAAGATATAAGGAATTTAAGAATAAGGGAATTTTAGTTAGTTTAGAAGAGGTTATAAGAGACATAGAGGAAAGAGATAGAGTAGACTCTACAAGAGAGGTGACACCACTAAAGAGGGCAGAGGATGCTGTTTTGGTAGATACTACAGGCAAAAGTATAGATGATGTTGTAGAGGAAATTATAGCTCTTATTAAAAGGGGGTAG
- a CDS encoding bifunctional 4-hydroxy-3-methylbut-2-enyl diphosphate reductase/30S ribosomal protein S1, whose product MEIIVAKSAGFCFGVKNALEKVNSLNKEKEVKTYGPIIHNKQVVEDLRQKGVTILDDLSNARKGSSVVIRSHGISKAEFKVLEEREVDIVDATCPFVKNIHRIVEKKCNENYKVVIIGDESHPEVKGISGWCNNAFIISKKEEVNNLKGGKLCVVAQTTFDREKWKEIICSIIGTSKEIVIFDTICSATDERQSEAREMSKLVNLMIVIGGKDSSNSRKLYDIANKTCENAIFIETEEELDLSLIKGCDKVGITAGASTPQYLIDRVIKKIKGLEVDINVEKQMEEISDEDFDMYFSKMENVHVGSRVKGTIIHVGNKEMYVDIGYKSDAVLEISQVPSVSENFENYFSKGEIIEADVVKLNNGEGNVLLSRVSIEKDNEIEKIRVYEKSGEEIEVKILEEIKGGYRASFNGFRVFMPSSLSGVKDSSEILNKKVKVNISEIKEDRKDIQLVVSRKEILEAEKENKIRETFDSLVEGKKISGTVKAIIEPGLFINIGDVDVFVPKAEVSWSRNLNIKDKYREGTRAEAVILRVDNENKKVSGSIKRLEKEPFENMLLKYKEEDIIPVKVLRFTDFGVFVEVVEGVDGLVHISKISKDRINRPEEALKIGQSVNAKIIKIDETTKKVELSIKDAN is encoded by the coding sequence ATGGAGATCATAGTAGCTAAAAGTGCAGGGTTTTGTTTTGGAGTAAAAAATGCTTTAGAGAAGGTTAATTCTTTAAATAAAGAAAAGGAAGTTAAAACCTATGGACCTATAATACATAATAAACAAGTAGTTGAAGATTTAAGACAAAAGGGAGTTACTATTTTAGATGACTTATCCAATGCTCGTAAAGGTTCAAGTGTTGTTATAAGATCCCATGGCATATCTAAGGCGGAATTTAAAGTTCTCGAAGAAAGAGAAGTAGATATAGTTGATGCTACATGCCCATTCGTTAAGAATATACATAGAATAGTAGAGAAAAAGTGCAATGAAAACTATAAAGTTGTAATTATAGGAGACGAATCTCACCCAGAGGTAAAGGGGATTAGTGGTTGGTGCAATAATGCTTTTATTATCTCAAAAAAAGAAGAAGTTAATAATTTAAAAGGCGGCAAATTATGTGTAGTTGCTCAAACAACATTTGATAGAGAGAAGTGGAAAGAAATAATATGTAGCATTATAGGAACTTCCAAGGAAATAGTTATTTTTGATACTATATGTAGTGCAACAGATGAGAGACAATCTGAAGCTCGTGAAATGTCAAAGTTAGTTAATTTAATGATAGTAATAGGTGGCAAGGACAGCTCTAATTCTAGAAAGCTTTATGATATAGCTAATAAAACCTGCGAAAATGCTATCTTTATTGAGACAGAGGAAGAACTTGACTTAAGTCTTATTAAAGGCTGTGATAAAGTAGGTATTACAGCAGGAGCATCAACTCCTCAGTATTTAATTGATAGGGTTATAAAAAAGATTAAAGGACTTGAGGTTGATATAAATGTAGAAAAACAGATGGAAGAAATTAGCGATGAGGATTTTGACATGTATTTTAGTAAAATGGAAAATGTACATGTTGGTTCAAGAGTAAAGGGAACAATTATACATGTAGGAAACAAGGAAATGTACGTTGATATAGGCTACAAGTCAGATGCAGTACTTGAAATTTCACAGGTACCATCAGTAAGCGAGAATTTCGAAAATTATTTCTCAAAGGGAGAGATTATTGAAGCTGATGTTGTTAAGCTAAACAATGGAGAGGGAAATGTTCTTTTAAGTAGAGTTTCTATAGAAAAGGATAATGAAATTGAAAAAATAAGAGTATATGAAAAGTCAGGGGAAGAAATAGAAGTTAAAATATTGGAAGAAATTAAAGGTGGATATAGAGCAAGTTTCAATGGATTTAGAGTATTTATGCCATCATCCCTTTCAGGGGTGAAAGACTCTAGTGAAATATTAAACAAGAAAGTTAAAGTAAATATTAGTGAAATTAAAGAAGATAGAAAAGATATTCAACTAGTTGTTTCAAGAAAAGAAATTCTTGAGGCAGAAAAAGAAAATAAAATAAGAGAAACATTTGATAGTTTAGTCGAGGGAAAAAAGATATCAGGTACTGTTAAGGCTATTATAGAACCTGGATTATTTATTAATATAGGAGATGTAGATGTTTTTGTACCAAAAGCAGAAGTATCTTGGTCTAGAAATCTAAATATTAAGGATAAATACAGGGAAGGAACTAGAGCTGAGGCTGTAATCCTAAGGGTAGATAATGAAAATAAAAAGGTTTCTGGTAGTATAAAAAGGCTTGAAAAAGAACCATTTGAAAATATGCTTCTAAAGTATAAGGAAGAGGATATTATACCTGTAAAGGTTCTAAGATTTACTGATTTTGGGGTTTTTGTAGAAGTGGTAGAAGGTGTTGATGGTCTTGTTCACATATCAAAGATATCTAAGGATAGAATAAATAGACCAGAAGAGGCTTTGAAAATAGGTCAATCAGTTAATGCTAAAATAATTAAAATTGATGAAACAACTAAAAAAGTTGAATTATCTATAAAGGATGCAAATTAA
- a CDS encoding NAD(P)/FAD-dependent oxidoreductase encodes MKKVIVVGAGPAGMMAAIKAAEKGQKVTLIEKNDKLGKKMFITGKGRCNVTSNKDIEEIIKNIPGNGIFMYSSLYTFTNQDVMDMIEAKGVKLKVERGDRVFPESDKSSDIIKCFDKYLRENKVEILFNTRVTDILVKDNKVCGVQVNDDSKLSCDSVVLATGGKSYPLTGSTGDGYKILKKHGHTITDIKPSLVPLVTKEKWVSEIMGLSLKNVEINIKHKGKSIYKDFGEMLFTHFGLSGPLVLSASRKVSDILPSEVDFFIDLKPALTESELDKRIMKDFEKNKNKQFKNSLDELLPKKLIPIIIEISNIDENKQVNAITKEERRALLQTIKGFKLTIISTRPIEEAIVTRGGVSIKEVDPSTMESKKIQGLHIAGELLDVDALTGGFNMQVAFSTGYCAGINS; translated from the coding sequence ATGAAAAAAGTTATTGTAGTTGGAGCGGGTCCTGCAGGAATGATGGCAGCTATTAAAGCTGCTGAAAAGGGACAAAAAGTTACCTTAATTGAAAAAAATGATAAGCTAGGTAAAAAGATGTTTATTACTGGTAAAGGTAGATGTAACGTTACAAGTAATAAGGATATAGAGGAAATAATAAAAAATATACCTGGAAATGGGATATTTATGTACAGTTCCCTTTATACATTTACCAATCAAGATGTAATGGATATGATAGAGGCTAAGGGCGTTAAGCTTAAGGTTGAAAGAGGAGATAGGGTATTTCCTGAATCAGATAAATCAAGTGATATTATAAAGTGTTTTGATAAGTATCTAAGAGAAAATAAGGTTGAAATATTATTTAATACTAGGGTTACTGATATTTTAGTTAAAGATAATAAGGTTTGTGGAGTTCAAGTAAATGATGACAGTAAGTTATCCTGTGATAGTGTGGTTTTAGCAACAGGAGGTAAGTCATATCCACTAACAGGATCAACAGGTGATGGTTATAAAATATTAAAAAAACATGGTCATACTATAACTGATATAAAGCCTTCGCTGGTACCTTTAGTTACAAAGGAGAAATGGGTAAGTGAAATTATGGGACTTTCACTTAAAAATGTTGAAATAAATATAAAACATAAGGGAAAAAGTATATATAAGGACTTTGGAGAAATGCTTTTTACTCACTTTGGATTATCAGGGCCACTAGTACTTTCAGCAAGTAGAAAAGTAAGTGATATTCTACCAAGTGAAGTAGATTTTTTTATAGATTTAAAGCCTGCATTAACAGAATCAGAACTTGATAAAAGAATAATGAAGGATTTTGAAAAGAATAAAAATAAACAGTTTAAAAATTCATTAGATGAGTTGTTACCTAAGAAGTTAATTCCAATTATTATAGAAATCTCAAATATAGACGAAAATAAGCAAGTAAATGCAATTACAAAGGAAGAGAGAAGAGCGCTTTTACAAACAATAAAAGGCTTTAAACTTACTATTATTTCTACAAGACCTATTGAGGAGGCAATAGTAACAAGAGGAGGAGTAAGCATTAAGGAAGTGGATCCATCTACAATGGAGTCAAAAAAGATTCAAGGATTACATATAGCTGGAGAACTTTTAGATGTTGATGCTCTAACAGGTGGCTTTAACATGCAAGTTGCGTTTTCAACGGGATACTGTGCAGGAATTAATAGCTAG
- a CDS encoding nucleobase:cation symporter-2 family protein, with amino-acid sequence MENKKISPVDEKLPVGKLIPLGFQHVFAMYAGALAVPLILGGAMGLDTEHLAYLIAADLFTCGLATLVQALGIGKYCGIRLPVVLGCSFVAVGPMVAIGKDATLPVVFGAVIASGLFIWLIAGLFGKLTKFFPPLVTGIVITTVGLSLFPVAINNAAGGAKSPGYGSLENLFLAGVTLIVVIIMNRFFKGFLQAISILIALIVGTIIASFMGMVNFDEVAHSGWFKIVTPFYFGMPEFRVDAIVSLCLVAIVTTIEAIGVFIGLGEICDKEITEKDMVRGIRAEGITKIMGGVMNSFPYATFSQNVGLVTLSGIKSRYVCVTAGIILAILGVIPKFAALGTAIPVSVLGGATLAMFGMVAVSGMKILSKVDFSKQGNLLTIAISMGIGLGFKFAPAALVNIPHGIKMFLEDGIVTASILAIVLNIVFNYKDLNKNKVEGITESVGGH; translated from the coding sequence ATGGAAAACAAAAAAATTAGCCCAGTTGATGAAAAGCTGCCTGTTGGTAAACTGATTCCGCTTGGATTTCAACACGTTTTTGCAATGTATGCAGGTGCCTTGGCGGTTCCACTAATTCTTGGAGGCGCGATGGGACTTGATACTGAACATCTAGCTTATCTTATCGCAGCTGACTTATTTACTTGTGGTCTAGCAACATTAGTACAGGCTCTTGGAATTGGTAAGTATTGCGGTATAAGACTTCCTGTTGTTTTAGGATGTTCCTTCGTTGCAGTAGGTCCAATGGTTGCAATTGGAAAAGATGCAACTCTTCCAGTAGTATTTGGTGCTGTAATAGCTTCCGGTTTGTTTATATGGCTTATTGCAGGGTTATTCGGAAAACTTACTAAGTTTTTCCCACCACTTGTTACAGGTATAGTTATAACAACAGTTGGATTATCACTTTTCCCTGTAGCTATAAACAATGCTGCAGGCGGAGCTAAAAGTCCTGGTTATGGAAGTCTTGAAAATTTATTCCTTGCAGGAGTAACATTAATCGTTGTAATCATAATGAACAGATTTTTTAAGGGCTTTTTACAAGCTATATCAATCCTTATCGCACTTATAGTAGGTACTATTATTGCTTCATTCATGGGAATGGTTAACTTTGATGAAGTTGCACACTCTGGTTGGTTCAAAATAGTAACACCATTCTACTTCGGAATGCCAGAATTTAGAGTAGATGCAATTGTATCATTATGCTTAGTTGCTATAGTAACAACAATTGAAGCTATCGGTGTATTTATAGGACTTGGAGAAATATGTGACAAAGAAATTACAGAAAAAGATATGGTAAGAGGTATCAGAGCTGAAGGTATAACAAAGATCATGGGTGGTGTTATGAACTCATTCCCATATGCTACTTTCTCTCAAAACGTTGGACTAGTTACACTATCAGGTATAAAGAGCCGTTACGTTTGTGTAACAGCAGGTATCATACTAGCTATACTAGGAGTTATTCCTAAGTTCGCAGCTCTAGGTACAGCAATCCCAGTTTCAGTTCTTGGTGGAGCAACACTTGCAATGTTTGGTATGGTTGCAGTATCAGGAATGAAGATACTATCAAAGGTTGATTTCTCAAAACAAGGAAATCTTCTAACAATCGCTATATCAATGGGTATTGGTCTTGGATTCAAATTCGCTCCAGCTGCACTTGTGAACATTCCACACGGTATCAAAATGTTCCTAGAAGATGGAATAGTTACAGCAAGTATACTTGCTATAGTTCTTAACATAGTATTTAATTACAAAGACCTTAACAAAAATAAGGTTGAAGGTATTACAGAAAGTGTTGGTGGACACTAA
- a CDS encoding putative manganese-dependent inorganic diphosphatase, which produces MKDVIYITGHKSPDTDSICSALSYAELKKQLGYEAKAVRLGDVSRETQFVLDYFGVEAPMYLETVKTKLSELELDGAETILPSATVKKAFKLMNEKEVKILPITDEDKKLIGITTLSDMAEKYIGTLETNVLSKSNVTIENIIDTLEGTVISGNDLGEISGEVVIIAMYPDDAKKFINKGDIVITGNVDTNQLAAIQNGASVLIVTGAFNVDPMIIEEAKSNGTVIISTPYDTFTASKYIHQSIPISYISTQLDNIVSFKDYEFLDDVKEQMTKTRFRSYPVVDSCGKIKGFISRYHLITQNKKNLILVDHNEKSQSVAGIDDAEILEVVDHHRIADVQTAKPIYFRNETVGCTCTIIAKMYFENGIEPSKEYAGLMCSAILSDTLKFKSPTCTNIDIEIATKLAKIAGINIDEYAMEMFKAGTSLKGKTPEEIFYQDFKDFSLSGYKIGIGQVNTMDIDGLGDTKTDILKFMEKLCNDKNYSIVTLALTDIIKEGSELLFVGPNKDILASAFNIDVSGTSAYLPGVVSRKKQLVPPISTVIER; this is translated from the coding sequence ATGAAAGATGTTATTTACATAACAGGACATAAAAGTCCAGACACAGATTCTATTTGTTCAGCTTTATCATACGCTGAATTAAAAAAACAACTAGGTTATGAAGCAAAGGCTGTTAGACTTGGAGATGTTAGTCGTGAAACTCAATTTGTACTAGACTACTTCGGTGTTGAAGCTCCAATGTATCTTGAAACTGTTAAAACAAAACTTTCAGAGCTTGAACTTGATGGCGCTGAAACTATATTACCTAGTGCTACAGTAAAAAAAGCTTTTAAGTTAATGAATGAGAAGGAAGTTAAAATCCTACCTATAACAGATGAAGACAAAAAACTTATAGGTATAACTACTCTTTCTGATATGGCTGAAAAGTATATTGGAACACTTGAAACAAACGTACTTTCAAAAAGCAATGTAACCATTGAAAACATTATAGATACCCTTGAGGGTACTGTAATTTCTGGAAATGACCTTGGTGAAATTTCAGGTGAAGTTGTAATTATTGCAATGTACCCAGATGATGCTAAAAAGTTCATCAATAAAGGTGATATAGTAATTACTGGTAATGTTGATACAAATCAACTAGCTGCAATTCAAAATGGAGCTTCAGTTTTAATTGTTACAGGTGCATTCAACGTAGATCCTATGATTATTGAGGAAGCAAAATCTAATGGTACAGTTATTATAAGTACTCCATATGATACATTTACAGCTTCAAAATATATACATCAAAGCATTCCTATATCATATATATCTACGCAACTTGATAATATAGTGTCATTTAAAGACTATGAGTTTTTAGATGATGTTAAGGAACAAATGACTAAAACTAGATTTAGAAGTTATCCTGTAGTAGACTCTTGTGGTAAGATAAAGGGCTTTATTTCTAGATATCATTTAATAACACAAAACAAAAAGAACCTTATTCTTGTAGACCACAATGAAAAATCTCAGTCTGTTGCTGGTATTGATGATGCTGAAATCTTAGAAGTTGTTGATCATCATAGAATTGCTGACGTACAAACTGCAAAACCAATTTACTTTAGAAATGAAACAGTTGGTTGTACTTGTACTATTATTGCAAAAATGTATTTTGAAAATGGTATTGAACCATCAAAGGAATATGCTGGTTTAATGTGTTCAGCTATACTTTCAGATACATTAAAATTCAAATCACCAACATGTACTAATATTGATATAGAAATAGCTACTAAACTAGCTAAAATAGCTGGAATTAATATAGATGAGTATGCTATGGAAATGTTTAAAGCAGGAACTTCACTTAAGGGGAAAACACCTGAGGAAATATTCTATCAAGACTTTAAAGATTTCTCACTATCAGGCTATAAGATAGGTATAGGCCAAGTTAATACTATGGATATAGATGGTCTAGGTGATACGAAGACTGATATCTTAAAGTTTATGGAAAAACTTTGTAATGATAAAAACTACAGTATAGTTACTCTAGCTTTAACTGATATAATTAAAGAAGGTTCTGAACTTTTATTTGTTGGACCAAATAAAGATATACTTGCTAGTGCATTTAATATAGATGTATCAGGAACTAGTGCATATCTTCCTGGTGTTGTTTCAAGAAAGAAACAACTAGTACCACCTATATCAACTGTTATAGAAAGATAA
- the deoC gene encoding deoxyribose-phosphate aldolase, protein MKKEDIKEFIDHTLLKPEATLEEVKALCSEAKKNGFAAVCINPCFVSHARNELEGSKVKVCTVIGFPLGASTSKVKALETRDAIENGADEVDMVINIGRLKEGDIDYVRSDINSVVFEARNKAVVKVIIETSLLTDTEKEIACKLAKEVGADFVKTSTGFSGGGATLDDVKLMKKAVEGSLKVKASGGIRSYEDAINMISAGADRLGTSSSLKIIGINNEEK, encoded by the coding sequence TTGAAAAAGGAAGATATTAAAGAATTTATAGATCATACACTTTTAAAGCCTGAAGCGACATTAGAGGAGGTAAAGGCTTTATGCAGTGAAGCTAAGAAAAATGGTTTTGCAGCGGTCTGTATTAATCCTTGCTTTGTATCTCACGCAAGGAATGAACTAGAAGGAAGTAAAGTAAAGGTTTGTACGGTTATAGGCTTTCCCCTAGGAGCATCTACCTCTAAGGTAAAAGCATTAGAAACAAGGGATGCAATTGAAAATGGAGCAGATGAGGTTGATATGGTAATAAACATAGGACGTCTTAAAGAAGGAGATATTGACTATGTAAGAAGTGATATAAATTCAGTTGTTTTTGAGGCAAGAAATAAAGCTGTTGTTAAAGTAATAATTGAAACATCCCTATTAACAGACACGGAAAAGGAAATAGCATGTAAACTAGCTAAGGAAGTAGGAGCAGATTTTGTAAAGACATCAACAGGCTTTTCAGGTGGAGGTGCAACACTTGATGATGTAAAGCTTATGAAAAAAGCTGTAGAAGGATCATTAAAAGTTAAGGCATCAGGGGGAATAAGAAGTTATGAGGATGCTATAAATATGATAAGTGCTGGAGCAGATAGACTTGGGACTAGTAGTTCGCTTAAAATAATTGGGATAAATAATGAAGAAAAGTAA